A section of the Brachyhypopomus gauderio isolate BG-103 chromosome 13, BGAUD_0.2, whole genome shotgun sequence genome encodes:
- the inhbaa gene encoding inhibin subunit beta Aa: MSLLPAVSGTLLLLAHCCSLTSLATAGTVAASGHAPPFSLPQQDAPSEGCPSCALSRMRRAGRDALADEEETQRDVVEAVKTHILSMLHLQARPNITHPVPRAALLNAIRKVHVGRVAKDGSVLIDEEPHGHADADSTEQAEIITFAEAGEAPGLIRFLISKESDQMSLVDQANVWLFLRLPKGNRTRTAVTINLLLQRPGSEEQLLAQKAVDTRRSGWHTFPVAASVQALLERGGSVLNLRVSCPLCADARATPSLVTPGGGEREQSHRPFLMAVVRRADEQGLQKRRKRGLECDGKVRVCCKRQFYVNFKDIGWNDWIIAPSGYHANYCEGECPSHVASITGSALSFHSTVINHYRMRGYSPFTSIKSCCVPTRLRAMSMLYYNEEQKIVKKDIQNMIVEECGCS; this comes from the exons ATGTCGCTGCTGCCAGCTGTGAGCGGGACGCTGCTGCTCCTGGCTCACTGTtgctccctcacctccctggCCACGGCGGGCACAGTGGCAGCCAGCGGCCACGCACCACCCTTCTCCCTGCCCCAGCAGGACGCCCCCTCGGAGGGCTGCCCGTCCTGCGCCCTGTCCCGAATGCGGAGGGCCGGCCGGGACGCGCTGGCCGACGAGGAGGAGACGCAGAGGGACGTGGTGGAGGCGGTGAAGACCCACATCCTCAGCATGCTGCACCTGCAGGCTCGGCCCAACATCACGCACCCGGTGCCCCGCGCCGCTCTGCTCAACGCCATCCGCAAGGTGCACGTGGGGCGCGTGGCCAAGGACGGCAGCGTCCTGATCGACGAGGAGCCGCATGGCCACGCGGACGCAGACAGCACAGAGCAAGCAGAAATCATCACCTTCGCTGAAGCTG GTGAAGCTCCTGGCCTGATCAGGTTCCTCATCTCCAAGGAGAGCGATCAGATGTCTCTGGTTGACCAGGCCAACGTGTGGCTTTTCCTGCGGCTGCCGAAGGGGAACCGCACTCGGACGGCCGTCACCATAAACCTCTTGCTGCAGCGGCCAGGCTCAGAGGAGCAGCTCCTGGCGCAGAAAGCCGTGGACACACGCCGCAGCGGCTGGCACACGTTCCCCGTGGCGGCCAGCGTCCAGGCCCTGCTGGAGCGAGGCGGGAGCGTCCTGAACCTGCGCGTTTCCTGCCCGCTGTGCGCCGATGCCCGGGCCACGCCCTCCCTGGTCACCCCCGGCGGCGGGGAGCGCGAGCAGTCGCACCGGCCCTTCCTGATGGCCGTGGTGCGGCGGGCTGATGAGCAGGGCCTGCAGAAGAGGCGTAAGCGCGGCCTGGAGTGTGACGGCAAGGTGCGGGTGTGCTGCAAGCGCCAGTTCTACGTCAACTTCAAGGACATCGGCTGGAACGACTGGATCATCGCGCCGTCCGGGTACCACGCAAACTACTGCGAGGGCGAGTGCCCGAGCCACGTGGCCAGCATCACTGGCTCCGCCCTCTCCTTCCACTCCACCGTCATCAACCACTACCGCATGCGCGGCTACAGCCCGTTCACGAGCATCAAGTCGTGCTGCGTGCCCACGCGTCTCCGCGCCATGTCGATGCTCTACTACAACGAGGAGCAGAAGATCGTGAAGAAGGACATTCAGAACATGATCGTAGAGGAGTGCGGCTGCTCTTAA